GAGGCGCCCGAGGGGGGTGGGGAACCGTCATCACCGGCTTAAGAGACGGCCCTGCGCGTGTTGTCGTTGCTTTCGGGTGCCGCGGCCGCGGCCGCCAGGGCGGCCAGGATCGCCGGGCTGGCGTGCAGCGTGCAGGAGTTCGAGTGGAGAGGCCGTCCGAGGATGCTCCGCTTCTGCGCCGGGCGGCTCGTCGAGGCCGCCTGGGGGGACGAGGGAGGCATCCGCGGATCCTGCCGGCCTCCCTATCATCAGGTATCCGATGCGATGAGCTACCGACGGCTGTCGGTCCTGTCGGGGGAGATGCTCCGGATGGGTTCCGTCACGCGAGGCGCCGGACCGTCCGATCCGGCGCCCCCCGCTGCTATCGCGGGCGTGGAGACGGGGGTCTAGTCCTCGTCCTCCTCCTCCAGTCCGTCATCATCGTCTTCTTCGTCGTCTGGCTCCTCCTCGTCCTCCCAGGACCAGTCTTCCTCTCCGGGAGGGGGGAAACCGACACCTTCGCCCATCATGTCGTCAACGGATTCGCCGGGTTCGTCCCCCCCGGCATCCTCATCGATTTCGTCGTCGTCCTCGAAGTCTTCGTCGTCGTCCCAGACCAATTCCAGCCCCCTTTTTACCGGTGCCCGAAATAGCTGAAAACGCCCGGCCCGGGTCAAGAGCCCGGCGAGGCGCCCCCGGCGGGCTGACCGCATGCGTCTGCGGCCCTCCAGGAGTCGATCATCCTCCGGGCATGCCCGGAGGCGGAGAAGTGTCCGGATATCCGCGCCCTGGCGGCGGTCCCCAGCGAAGAGGAGCCCTCCGGGTCGTCCAGCAGGCGCAGCAGGACCGCTGCAAGGGCGGAAGGATCGCCTGGATCGGTCAGGATTCCGCTCACACCGTCCTCGATGAGCTCCGGTACGCCGGAAAGGCGGGTCGAGACGACGGGGACGCCCATCCCCATGGCCTCCATCAGGGCTATGGGAATGCCGTCCATGTCGCCATCCGGAGCCTTCACACAAGGCAGGACGGCGACGGCGGCCCTGGCCGTGCCTGCCAGCACCTCGTCCGAAGGCAGAGCTCCCGGGAACTCGACGAACCCGTCGAGGCCCATACCGGAGGCCTTCTCACGGTACATGCGGAGCCTGTCGCCGTTCCTGTCGGACCCTGCGATGACGCAGCGCCAGCCGCTCCGCCCGGCCTTCATGACGGCGCACGCCGAAAGCAGGACCCCCACGCCCTTCTTGTCGGCCAGGCCGCTGGCCATGCACCAGATCAGCCCGCTCCCCATGCCGGACCATTCCGGCAGGCCCTCCTGCTCTATCCCGAGCCGGTTCACGACGGCCCCCGACCCCGCCCCGGCCCCCCATCTATCCATGATGAAGAGCCTGTCGAAGTCGGAGATGGTGAAGAGGGGGCATGCCTTCGAGAGCATCAGCCCGACGGCCTCGGGCCTCCTCGGCGTGAAGATGTCGGCGGCATGCACCGTGAGGCTCCAGGGGATGCCGAGCATCCTCGAAGCCCACATCGCCACGGCGGCCGGCTCCCAGGCGAAATGGCTGTGTATCCTGTCGGGAGGGTTCTTCGCGAGCGCGTCGGCGAGCCTCGCGCCGTAGGCCATGAGCGCGGGGCCGGAGACGCGGAAGGCTTCGGCGGCGAGGCCGGCCATCGGGCGGGGGTGCACGAGGAATGCGCGTGTCGTGCTCAGGAGGGAGCGTACGGCCTGCCCGGGAGTGGGCGAGCCCGTCACCAGCTCCCCTCCGGAGCCGCCCTGAACGGAACCCGGAGGCAGGTCGCCTCCGGTGATCGAGTCGATGTACCGGTCGGTCCCGGGGAGCCAGATCTCGGTTTCGACCCCGAGGGCGCCCAGGGCCTCCACCTCCGTCCTCACGTAGGTCGGCAGGAAGCCCAGCACCATGGCGACCCTCATCGTCCGCCCCCCCGGGCGCCGCATCCCGCGAAGCGTCCGTATATCCCCGTCAGCACCGCGGCCTGCGCCGGCCAGGTGTATCGCGCCAGGGCGGCCGCCCTGCCGTTCCCGCCCATCTCCGCCCTCGCCGCGCCGTCGGAGGCGAGGCCGAGGATGCCGCGGGCGATGGCCCGGGGGCTCTCGGGGTCGATGAGCATCCCGCAGCGCTCCCTGCATATCAGGTCGGCCATCTCCGGCAGGTCGCTCGCGATGATCGGGAGACCGGCCATCATGTACTCGTAGAGCTTGTTGGGCAGCGAATAGTAGTGGTTGGGGCAGGTGTTCTGGAACAGGATCAGGCCGATGTCGGCCGACGCCGTCACGCCGGGCAGCTTCTCCGACGGCACCGGCGGGAGGATGGAGAGCACCCCGTTCACGTCCCTCTCCCTCGCCATGGCCGGAAGCACGCCCGATGTCGCGTCGGGGCCTATCATGACCACCCTGACCGAGCCCGCCGGCAGGAGCCCGCAGGCTTCGATCAGCTTCTCGAGTCCGCGCTCGTACGCTATGGCCCCCTGGTACAGCACTATGGGGCCGCCATCCTCCGGAACGCCGTCGAGCCTCCCCCTGGGAGGCAGTTCGGGGATGGCCTCGGGGCAGTTCTCGACGAGCTCTATCCGGATACCCGGGTACATCTCCTCCATGACGCCGATCCTGCCGCGGGTGACCGCGATGACGGCGTCGGCCCGGCGGATCAGCAGCCTCTCGGCAAGCCGGTCGCGCAGCCTTCCGACGGCACCGGTCTCGCGCAGGTACCTTGCCGAACCGAGCCAGAGCTCGTGCGAGTCGTAGACGAGCCTCGCCCCGAGGAGCAGGGCGGCGGCCCGGGCGGGCATCAGCGTGTCGAGATCGTGGGCGTGCACCACGCATGCACCCGTACGGAGCGCAGAGGCGAGGAGGCGGACGTCGAACACGGCGTTGCGGAAGAAGTCGGCGGCCCTGCGCCTGGCCCTGCTGTGGCGGAGCCTCGACAGGGCGGCGCGGAGAGGCCCGCGGGGGTGCGGCTCCGAATCGAGGCTGTCCGTGATCGAGGCGGCGGCGGCGGACCTGAACCGCAGCCTCCTGACGGATATCCCGTTCCAGTCCTCCTCGCGCGGAGCGCCCGGCTCCTCCCAGCAGAGGACGGTAACGTCCCAGCCCGCGGCCTTCAGGGCCAGGGCCTCCTTCTTCACGCGGGCATCTCCGCGGAGTCTGTTCTTGAGCATGAAGCAGGTCCGCAAGGGGACTCCTTCCGATACGACTGCGAAGGATACTAGAGGCCCCGTTCCTCGGCAATCCACGGCTGGCACACCACGGGCTCCATCGGGTAGAATCCGCCTTGGAGCGCAGGAGGTGTTCATGGAGGCAACGAGCCCCAGAGTATACAAGTTCGGGGGCACCTGCATCGCCGACGAGTCCGGCAGGCAGGCGGCGGTGGGGCACTGCGCGAAGGCGCTCTCCGACGGCAGGGGTCTCGTGGTGGTCGTCTCCGCCATGGGCAGGAACGGCGACCCGTACGCCACGGACACCCTCTCGGGCCTGGCGCCGGGCGCTCCGGCCGCCGAGCGCGACAGCCTCCTCTGCTGCGGCG
The Candidatus Fermentibacter sp. DNA segment above includes these coding regions:
- a CDS encoding glycosyltransferase family 4 protein, with product MRVAMVLGFLPTYVRTEVEALGALGVETEIWLPGTDRYIDSITGGDLPPGSVQGGSGGELVTGSPTPGQAVRSLLSTTRAFLVHPRPMAGLAAEAFRVSGPALMAYGARLADALAKNPPDRIHSHFAWEPAAVAMWASRMLGIPWSLTVHAADIFTPRRPEAVGLMLSKACPLFTISDFDRLFIMDRWGAGAGSGAVVNRLGIEQEGLPEWSGMGSGLIWCMASGLADKKGVGVLLSACAVMKAGRSGWRCVIAGSDRNGDRLRMYREKASGMGLDGFVEFPGALPSDEVLAGTARAAVAVLPCVKAPDGDMDGIPIALMEAMGMGVPVVSTRLSGVPELIEDGVSGILTDPGDPSALAAVLLRLLDDPEGSSSLGTAARARISGHFSASGHARRMIDSWRAADACGQPAGGASPGS
- a CDS encoding glycosyltransferase family 4 protein: MRTCFMLKNRLRGDARVKKEALALKAAGWDVTVLCWEEPGAPREEDWNGISVRRLRFRSAAAASITDSLDSEPHPRGPLRAALSRLRHSRARRRAADFFRNAVFDVRLLASALRTGACVVHAHDLDTLMPARAAALLLGARLVYDSHELWLGSARYLRETGAVGRLRDRLAERLLIRRADAVIAVTRGRIGVMEEMYPGIRIELVENCPEAIPELPPRGRLDGVPEDGGPIVLYQGAIAYERGLEKLIEACGLLPAGSVRVVMIGPDATSGVLPAMARERDVNGVLSILPPVPSEKLPGVTASADIGLILFQNTCPNHYYSLPNKLYEYMMAGLPIIASDLPEMADLICRERCGMLIDPESPRAIARGILGLASDGAARAEMGGNGRAAALARYTWPAQAAVLTGIYGRFAGCGARGGGR